Proteins co-encoded in one Salvia splendens isolate huo1 chromosome 4, SspV2, whole genome shotgun sequence genomic window:
- the LOC121801401 gene encoding zeatin O-glucosyltransferase-like translates to MMGSLQDDSISVIMVPFPAQGHLNQMLQLSCLISSFGIPVHYAGSPVFNRQVRLRVNALNPTDVQKINFQDLSFSAFASLPPVPDPSTKFPGHLQPAWDAAMSMAGPLGDLMRSLALKHRRVIVIHDPLIASVVKDVATIPNAESYAFICISAFCQIKFLFELLGIFCPVQRLRELPPISDTISRELYSFIGLQDEGMALRSGDIINTSRSIEGPFLDILESKEIAGDVKSWAIGPMIPTKPSLNPRHQILDWLDKQSPKSVIFVSFGTTTSLTNHEVQVVAEGLERSGHKFIWVLREADKSNVFDGEARRIELPAGFEERVKERGVVVREWAPQPEILAHPSTGGFMSHCGWNSCNESIKMGVPIAAWPMHSDQPTNAVFVTEVLRVGLPVRKWGEVVTAEMVDDAVRRLIASEEGDEIRKRAEEMAAVVHGATEPGGASRLELDAFIAHIKRLHL, encoded by the exons ATGATGGGAAGCTTACAAGATGATTCAATATCAGTGATAATGGTGCCATTCCCAGCTCAAGGCCATCTCAACCAAATGTTGCAGCTCTCGTGCCTCATCTCCTCATTCGGAATCCCGGTCCACTATGCCGGCTCCCCTGTCTTCAACCGTCAGGTCAGACTCCGTGTCAACGCCCTAAACCCTACCGATGTCCAAAAAATCAATTTCCAAGATCTTTCCTTCTCCGCGTTCGCCTCCCTGCCCCCGGTCCCGGACCCATCTACCAAATTCCCGGGGCACCTTCAACCAGCATGGGATGCCGCGATGAGTATGGCGGGGCCCCTGGGGGACTTGATGCGAAGTCTGGCACTTAAGCATCGGAGGGTCATTGTCATCCACGACCCCTTAATAGCCTCCGTAGTCAAGGATGTTGCTACCATTCCCAATGCAGAATCCTACGCCTTCATCTGCATCTCTGCCTTCTGTCAGATCAAATTCTTGTTCGAACTTCTGGGGATATTTTGTCCGGTCCAGCGGTTGCGGGAGCTGCCGCCGATATCTGACACCATCTCCAGAGAGCTGTATTCTTTCATTGGATTGCAGGATGAAGGGATGGCTTTGAGATCTGGAGATATTATAAACACGTCCAGATCCATTGAAGGCCCGTTTTTGGATATATTGGAAAGCAAGGAGATCGCCGGAGACGTGAAAAGCTGGGCGATCGGGCCGATGATACCTACAAAGCCATCGTTGAATCCTCGGCATCAAATCTTGGATTGGTTGGATAAACAGTCCCCCAAGTCTGTTATATTCGTCTCTTTCGGCACCACTACATCCCTCACAAACCATGAAGTACAG GTGGTGGCGGAAGGGCTTGAGCGGAGCGGACACAAGTTCATATGGGTATTGAGAGAAGCCGATAAGTCAAATGTGTTTGACGGAGAGGCGCGGAGGATTGAGCTGCCGGCTGGATTTGAGGAGAGGGTTAAAGAGAGAGGAGTTGTGGTGAGAGAGTGGGCACCACAGCCGGAGATCTTAGCGCATCCCTCCACGGGGGGATTCATGAGCCACTGTGGTTGGAATTCGTGCAACGAGAGCATCAAGATGGGAGTTCCGATCGCCGCATGGCCGATGCATTCTGATCAGCCCACCAACGCGGTTTTCGTCACGGAGGTGCTCAGGGTTGGGCTGCCCGTGAGGAAATGGGGCGAGGTTGTGACGGCGGAGATGGTGGATGATGCTGTGAGGAGGCTCATTGCGTCGGAGGAGGGTGACGAGATCAGGAAGAGGGCGGAGGAGATGGCTGCCGTCGTCCATGGGGCGACGGAGCCAGGCGGCGCGTCGCGGcttgagttggatgcgtttatTGCTCATATTAAACGGCTTCACCTTTAA